The genome window CGCGGCGCAAGGCGCGCGAGGCGCGCCCGGCGGCGGTCGTGGCGCGCGTGTCCCTGGGGGACATGAGCGGCGCGGAGCTGGTCGCCCGGCTGCGCGAGGATGCGGAGTCCCTGGGGCTCCCGCCGGTGCCCGTTCTTCTGACGGCGCTGCGCGGCCAGGAGGCCGAGGCGGCGGCGGCCCTCGAACGGGGCGCGATCAGCGTGCTTTTCTTTCCCTTCGACGAAGCCGAGCTCGGCGAGCGCCTCGAGGCGCTCCTGCGGTGGGCCGGCCGCGGGCCCGGCGGCGGCGTCGTCACCGTGGGGCCCGTCACCGTGGACCTGGAACGCGGGGAAGTCCTGCGCCCGCAGCCGCA of Planctomycetota bacterium contains these proteins:
- a CDS encoding response regulator transcription factor, which produces MPEPVVLTVDPDQTVLSFFRGVVTGSGRLFCGARRGEDARRKAREARPAAVVARVSLGDMSGAELVARLREDAESLGLPPVPVLLTALRGQEAEAAAALERGAISVLFFPFDEAELGERLEALLRWAGRGPGGGVVTVGPVTVDLERGEVLRPQPQPLTASEREILRWLLSPPGRTVTRRQIPVEGTERAVDVHVAALRSKLGPAGGLIETIRGIGYRFRGAACL